The following are from one region of the Biomphalaria glabrata chromosome 4, xgBioGlab47.1, whole genome shotgun sequence genome:
- the LOC106065221 gene encoding solute carrier family 26 member 6-like has translation MAAHNSEADSEIALNVRPTEDEHLPALLESVNKQASNRHIPRIPSNEAVGMFTQDEHLGTDSNNKVNNLNKVSSNEPSNRGLGLDEASHRIYLNHAFEHTDETVLEPGHLWHQSDEDEHGDHESYSDDKVIIDRPIYSQDGFEQGFGAGSLSSRTIKDWIKSKVRCDYSWQCVRKIISHHLPFLAIMKEYNVRKDLLADVIAGLTVAIMHIPQGMAYGQLASLQAVYGLYVSFFPVILYFFFGTSKHISIGTFAIISLMMSSAVTKGLQNQNVSLKSWNQTVDLGGGNVTFKIVDNKEDIDRTKLMLAMSVSFVVGVIQFVLGLCHLGFLTVYLSDPLISGFTTGAAFHVFTSQIKHIFGISAGTYSGVLNLFYTYRDIFKNIPQTKAVTLIASIVCITILVIVKEYINTHPKIKPKMLMPVPIELIVVVLGTIISHFAELEVKYSVKSVGDIPVGLPAPNLNAFSYIPNVITDAIALAIVAFAINVSMAKMFAKKHNYSIDANQELLAYGTCNIISSFFSSFASAASLSRSVVQENVGGKTQVTSLVSSAMLLIVLLVVGPYFKSLPNCVLASIILVSLKGIFKQVFDLKTLWIISLSDFLTWVVTFLATVLLDVDLGLLVGVVFALLTVIAKSQRPYSCLMGQVPGTDIYRDISVYSVAKEVPHIKIFRFDSAIFFANAEYFKTSLYKMTVNPYDLKKIEKKLTKRQKKVDREMERSHPRPSSLQETNMDRREGSAIAVVSNQWDAVNSSTSAQSENTTVTDSKLPVLTDIHYIIIDCSTMGHVDSMGVKAIQQVITELNVFNITVYLSHCKAHVREMFGKTNFYKTEGKNYLFITTHDAVVNILQRLEESSRHSTREVNTEFNEIRLTSPAMEATHS, from the exons ATGGCAGCACACAATTCAGAAGCCGATAGTGAAATCGCATTAAATGTTAGGCCCACGGAAGATGAACACCTTCCAGCCTTGTTGGAGAGCGTCAATAAGCAAGCTAGCAATCGACATATTCCACGCATTCCCAGTAATGAAGCTGTAGGGATGTTTACCCAAGATGAACATCTTGGAACAGACTCCAACAACAAAGTGAACAATTTAAACAAAGTTTCATCCAATGAACCATCCAATCGTGGATTAGGTTTAGATGAAGCATCTCACAGGATCTACCTCAACCACGCCTTTGAGCACACTGATGAGACAGTTTTGGAGCCTGGACATTTGT GGCACCAGTCTGATGAAGATGAGCATGGGGATCATGAGTCCTATTCTGATGACAAAGTGATAATTGACAGACCAATCTATTCCCAAGATGGTTTTGAACAG GGATTCGGTGCTGGGTCGCTCTCAAGTCGAACAATTAAGGACTGGATTAAATCAAAAGTAAGGTGTGACTACTCCTGGCAATGTGTCCGCAAAATCATCTCCCATCACCTCCCCTTCCTGGCCATCATGAAAGAGTATAATGTGAGAAAAGATTTGTTAGCTGATGTTATTGCAGGCTTAACTGTAGCCATCATGCATATACCCCAAG GAATGGCATATGGTCAACTAGCTAGTCTTCAAGCAGTATATGGTCTGTATGTGTCATTTTTTCCAGTtatcctttacttcttctttgGTACTTCAAAACATATTTCTATTG GAACATTTGCCATCATATCTCTGATGATGAGCTCTGCAGTCACTAAAGGCttacaaaatcaaaatgtaagtTTAAAGTCCTGGAATCAAACAGTGGACTTGGGTGGAGGAAATGTAACCTTCAAGATAGTCGACAATAAAGAGGATATAGATAGAACCAAGCTTATGTTGGCCATGTCTGTGAGCTTTGTTGTTGGAGTAATACAG tttGTACTTGGTCTGTGCCATCTTGGTTTCCTGACAGTCTACTTGTCTGACCCACTCATCAGTGGATTCACAACTGGGGCAGCATTTCATGTCTTTACTAGTCAAATCAAGCACATATTTGGAATCTCAGCTGGAACCTATAGTGGTGTATTGAATCTTTTTTAT ACCTATCGAGACATCTTTAAAAACATTCCGCAGACCAAAGCTGTGACCTTAATTGCTTCGATTGTTTGTATAACAATACTTGTAATTGTTAAAGAGTATATTAACACACATCCGAAGATAAAGCCAAAAATGTTGATGCCTGTCCCCATTGAGCTTATTGTG GTTGTGTTAGGCACTATCATATCACATTTTGCTGAGTTAGAAGTAAAATACAGTGTCAAATCTGTTGGGGACATTCCAGTTGG actGCCAGCTCCTAATTTGAATGCCTTCTCTTACATACCTAATGTAATCACTGATGCCATTGCTCTTGCAATTGTGGCCTTTGCCATAAATGTTTCCATGGCTAAAATGTTTGCAAAGAAACATAATTATAGCATTGATGCTAATCAA gAATTACTGGCATATGGGACATGCAATATCATCTCATCATTTTTCTCTTCATTTGCATCGGCAGCCTCTTTATCCAGAAgtgtagtacaagaaaatgtaGGGGGCAAAACACAG GTAACTAGCTTGGTGTCTAGTGCTATGCTTCTAATTGTGCTACTGGTTGTTGGtccatattttaaaagtttacctaat tgtgTTCTAGCCTCCATTATTCTTGTTTCACTTAAAGGAATCTTCAAACAAGTTTTTGACTTGAAAACTTTGTGGATAATCTCTTTATCTGACTTT TTAACATGGGTTGTTACATTTTTAGCTACAGTTTTGCTGGATGTTGACCTTGGTCTACTTGTTGGTGTAGTGTTTGCTCTTTTGACTGTCATAGCCAAGTCTCAAAG ACCCTACTCATGTTTGATGGGCCAAGTACCAGGCACAGACATTTACAGAGATATCTCAGTGTACTCAGTG GCTAAAGAAGTACCCCATATAAAGATCTTCCGGTTTGATTCTGCAATATTTTTTGCCAATGCAGAGTATTTCAAAACTTCTCTATACAAGATGACTGTGAACCCATATGATTTGAAGAAAATTGAAAAGAAGTTAACtaaaagacaaaagaaagtagacagagagatggaaaga AGCCACCCTAGACCAAGCAGTTTGCAAGAAACTAATATGGACAGGAGAGAAGGCAGTGCAATAGCTGTTGTTTCCAACCAATGGGATGCTGTGAACTCTTCAACCTCTGCGCAGAGTGAGAACACCACAGTAACTGATTCCAAGCTTCCAGTATTGACTGatattcattatattattatagattgTTCAACTATGGGTCATGTGGACTCAATGGGAGTAAAAGCCATACAACAG gtGATAACAGAACTAAATGTTTTCAACATTACAGTCTATTTATCACATTGCAAAG CACATGTCAGGGAAATGTTTggcaaaacaaatttttataaaacagaAGGCAAGAACTATTTGTTCATAACAACGCATGATGCAGTAGTCAATATACTGCAGAGATTAGAA gaATCTAGTAGACACTCTACAAGGGAAGTAAACACAGAATTTAATGAGATTAGATTAACTAGCCCTGCAATGGAGGCAACCCATAGTTAA
- the LOC106075018 gene encoding transmembrane protein 187-like: protein METFTTSAISILVPFSSMLILASSGFLDKVEHEIGLQYYAEPAWIPFFSFMPFNTLINFAYIGYGLYWCILTKVSVDHGILKEKDIFMFYTFNFMCTVYGFVQLMRIITQTTFWAIMDQWCTLPFFSLLFIWGLYYQHGWSTSRAGAIVLISLMSYFLSLQYKIGFEIALGLHIIAAIIGAYIAYQKHRAADCMTSFYLAITFCFGFVVLKLLDHYLADIFIVFRYTSGHFLSKICDVAQIACVNNFFFDLTLQKEADFSHEEKKKYFEKYDNEYFQKGFTNDIMFEIVRRPKTNLIN, encoded by the coding sequence atggaaacatttaCTACATCTGCAATTAGTATTTTAGTGCCTTTCAGTTCAATGCTAATTTTAGCTTCTAGTGGTTTTTTGGATAAAGTTGAGCATGAAATTGGTCTACAGTATTATGCAGAACCAGCCTGGATTCCTTTTTTCAGTTTTATGCCGTTTAACACCTTAATCAATTTTGCATACATTGGATATGGACTTTACTGGTGCATTTTAACTAAAGTATCTGTAGATCATGGAATCTTGAaggaaaaagatatttttatgttttatactTTTAATTTCATGTGCACCGTTTATGGATTTGTTCAGTTAATGAGGATAATTACACAGACTACATTTTGGGCCATTATGGATCAGTGGTGTACTCTACCATTTTTCTCTCTTCTATTCATTTGGGGACTATATTATCAACATGGATGGTCCACCAGCAGAGCAGGAGCTATTGTCTTGATTTCCCTGATGAGCTATTTTTtgtctcttcaatataagataGGATTTGAAATAGCATTAGGGCTGCATATAATCGCAGCTATTATTGGAGCCTATATTGCCTACCAAAAACACAGGGCAGCAGATTGCATGACTTCATTTTACTTAGCAATAACATTTTGCTTTGGCTTTGTTGTTTTAAAGCTTCTTGACCATTATTTGGCAGACATTTTCATTGTGTTCAGGTACACCTCAGGTCATTTTCTTAGCAAAATTTGTGATGTAGCGCAGATAGCCTgtgtgaataattttttttttgacctcaCCTTACAAAAAGAAGCTGACTTTAGTCatgaagaaaagaagaaatattttgagaaatatgataatgaatattttcagaaaggatTCACCAATGACATTATGTTTGAAATTGTTAGAAGaccaaaaacaaatttaataaattga